In Intestinibacillus sp. Marseille-P6563, a single genomic region encodes these proteins:
- a CDS encoding ABC transporter permease: MKKFLQNFYLVVIFIFLYAPILVLMLFSFNDSKSRILWNGFTTRWYIELFQDADLLHSLYVTLLVAVVSAAIATLIGTVAAIGIHNLRRRTRSAYLTVNSIPMSSSDTIMGVTFMLLFAAIGLDKGYLTLILAHVTFCTPYVILNVMPKLRQLDKNSYEAALDLGATPRQALRKVILPEIRPGIITGAIMAFTISVDDFVVSYFTAGTTSQPLSVVIYSMTRHRMSPKINAVSTLLFLFVLVLLIAVNVRQAREEKRREAAQRKGAG; this comes from the coding sequence GTGAAAAAATTCTTGCAGAACTTCTATCTGGTGGTCATCTTTATTTTCCTGTATGCACCCATTTTGGTGCTCATGCTGTTTTCGTTCAATGACTCCAAATCGCGCATCCTGTGGAACGGCTTTACCACCCGCTGGTATATCGAACTGTTCCAGGACGCTGATTTGCTGCATTCCTTGTATGTGACCCTGCTTGTGGCCGTGGTATCGGCCGCGATCGCCACTTTGATCGGCACCGTGGCTGCCATCGGTATCCACAACCTACGCCGCCGCACGCGGTCGGCGTACCTGACCGTCAACTCCATCCCGATGAGCTCATCGGACACCATCATGGGCGTGACCTTCATGCTGCTGTTTGCCGCCATTGGGCTGGACAAGGGTTATCTGACGCTGATTTTGGCCCACGTCACCTTCTGCACACCGTATGTGATTTTGAACGTCATGCCCAAGCTGCGGCAGCTGGACAAAAACTCATACGAAGCTGCCCTGGACTTGGGCGCCACGCCCCGGCAGGCGCTGCGCAAGGTGATTTTGCCCGAAATCCGTCCGGGCATCATCACGGGCGCCATCATGGCCTTCACCATCTCGGTGGACGATTTCGTGGTGTCCTATTTTACCGCCGGCACGACCAGCCAGCCGCTGTCGGTGGTCATCTACTCGATGACCCGTCACCGCATGTCGCCCAAGATCAACGCCGTGTCCACGCTGCTGTTTTTGTTCGTGCTGGTGCTGCTCATTGCGGTCAATGTGCGGCAGGCCCGCGAAGAAAAGCGCCGGGAAGCGGCGCAGCGAAAGGGGGCGGGCTAA